From Vanrija pseudolonga chromosome 1, complete sequence, a single genomic window includes:
- the SPAC11D3.09_0 gene encoding Putative agmatinase 1: MLPHLALLSALVALAAAHPGGHKHDDQTVLQGAPESLWFRQYNRLPGDGGTQADAVFSGITTFGRLPYKNCLSDPTAQYDIAFIGAPFDTGTSYRPGARFGPSGIRQGSRRLNLYGGYNVPLSVNPFNSWATVIDCGDIPVTSYDNTYALKQIEEGHYNLLSRPPSTNAYKPGPARGGKTLPRIITLGGDHTITLPLLRSINKAYGPISVIHFDSHLDTWKPKVFGGSPSDVAAVNHGTYFWHAAQEGLLSNHSNIHGGIRTTLSGPSDYENDGYCGFEIVEAREVDTIGTQGIIKRILDRVGTKNPVYLSIDIDTLDPAFAPATGTPETGGWSTRELRTILRGLEDLNLVAADIVEVAPAYDTNAEHTTMAAADVLYEVMSIMVKKGPLSDMVGKK, from the exons ATGCTCCCGCACCTCGCACTCCTCTCCGCCCTCgtggccctcgccgccgcccaccccggcGGACACAAGCACGACGACCAGACCGTGCTCCAGGGCGCGCCCGAGTCGCTCTGGTTCAGGCAGTACAACCGCCTCCCCGGAGACGGCGGCacccaggccgacgccgtcttCTCGGGCATCACGACGTTCGGACGCCTGCCGTACAAGAACTGCCTGTCGGACCCGACGGCGCAGTACGACATTGCGTTCATCGGCGCGCCGTTCGACACGGGCACCTCGTAccgccccggcgcgcgcttcgGCCCCAGCGGTATCCGCCAgggctcgcgccgcctcAACCTCTACGGCGGCTACAATGTGCCGCTGAGCGTCAACCCGTTCAACTCGTGGGCGACCGTCATCGACTGCGGCGACATCCCCGTCACGTCGTATGACAACACGTACGCGCTCAAGCAGATCGAGGAGGGCCACTACAACCTGCtctcccgcccgccgagcaccaACGCCTACAAGCCcggcccggcgcgcggcggaaaGACCCTCCCGCGTATCATCACGCTCGGTGGTGACCACACGATCACGCTCCCGCTGCTCCGCTCGATCAACAAGGCGTACGGCCCCATCAGCGTCATCCACTTCGACTCGCACCTCGACACGTGGAAGCCCAAGGTGTTTGGCGGCTCTCCCagcgacgtcgcggccgtcaACCACGGCACGTACTTCTGGCATGCTGCCCAGGAGGGCCTCCTTTCCAACCACTCCAACATCCACGGTGGTATCCGCACGACGCTTTCGGGACCTAGCGACTACGAGAACGACGGCTACTGCGGCTTCGAGATTGTCGAGGcccgcgaggtcgacaccATCGGCACGCAGGGTATTATCAAGCGCATTCTCGACCGTGTGGGCACCAAAAACCCTGTTTACCTGTCCATCGACATTGACACGCTCGACCCCGCGTTTGCGCCTGCGACGGGAACCCCCGAGACTGGCGGCTGGTCCACCCGCGAGCTGCGCACCATCCTCCGCGGTCTCGAAGACCTCAACCTTGTCGCTGCTGACATTGTCGAGGTTGCT CCCGCTTACGACACCAACGCCGAGCACACGACCATGGCTGCCGCCGATGTCCTCTACGAGGTCATGAGCATCATGGTCAAGAAGGGACCGCTGAGTGACATGGTCGGGAAGAAGTAG